One part of the Lytechinus pictus isolate F3 Inbred chromosome 3, Lp3.0, whole genome shotgun sequence genome encodes these proteins:
- the LOC129257066 gene encoding angiotensin-converting enzyme-like isoform X2 → MKMAPFHLFFLITIPLSSVAASETVNLDTIYSLINHTSGLLGKMVCMNPVSSMCIQYRQNGQIRSNPLARRWMEVINEVEVEVRNRNGLALWNYVTNLTEYNFEEKRGVERATVALTSVALEQTKSINVDQPGLDPQIKRLYNFYGSDLFTFNNPSQLRYYGFIRDEMRRIYHNGKVCAGRTFLGRPQTSHRCLQIEPDLTDLMAMSRDANELLWAWKGWRDAVGRPMRDLYPIYVNLSNVAAVNKGFSNEGESWLHRYEDPDFVDDIDSLWESIKPLYLQVHAYVRRRLVDYYGSDVVDPHGPIPAHLLGNMWAQEWNNIYDIVEPYPGHGAIDVTIEMKDLGWTAENMFTVANQFFTSLGLESMPRSFWAKSMMVKPRNREVSCHGSSLDFYKNKDVRIKMCTEVNMQDLFTVHHEMGHCQYYLQYRNQHALFRDGANPGFHEAVGDTVSLSVITPSYLHRIGLLEQSLSNHTESSINFLMKVALFKLVFLPYGLLVDKWRWQAFKGEIQPNEYNQAWWNLRKQYQGIQAPIPRSPDDFDPGAKFHVATGTPYVRYFVSFVIQFQFHKALCDAKRDQGPLHLCNIYNSKEAGRKFRSMLKMGASKPWHDAMEVMTGQRKMDAQPLLDYFQPLTEWLRNENQGKFVGWT, encoded by the exons ATGAAGATGGCGCCATTTCATCTGTTCTTTCTTATCACCATTCCTTTGTCGTCAGTAGCAGCGAGTGAAACTGTAAACCTTGATACTATATATAGTTTGATAAATCACACGTCGGGCCTTTTGGGGAAGATGGTGTGTATGAATCCTGTGTCTTCGATGTGTATACAGTATAGACAAAATG GTCAGATTAGAAGTAATCCACTGGCCCGTCGATGGATGGAAGTCATTAATGAAGTAGAAGTGGAGGTTCGAAATCGTAATGGTCTAGCTTTATGGAACTACGTCACCAACCTAACAGAATATAATTTtgag gaaaaacgcgGCGTTGAAAGAGCAACTGTTGCATTAACATCCGTGGCTCTGGAGCAGACTAAATCCATTAATGTAGATCAACCTGGATTGGATCCTCAAATAAAACGATTATACAACTTTTATGGGTCTGATCTATTCACCTTCAATAATCCAAGTCAACTCAG ATATTATGGCTTCATACGAGATGAAATGAGAAGAATATATCACAATGGCAAGGTTTGTGCTGGTCGCACCTTTCTCGGTAGGCCTCAGACAAGCCACCGTTGTCTACAAATAGAACCGGATCTAACAGATCTCATGGCGATGTCACGTGATGCCAATGAGTTGCTATGGGCGTGGAAAGGCTGGCGAGATGCAGTTGGTAGACCAATGAGAGACCTTTATCCAATATATGTGAATCTATCCAACGTAGCTGCTGTGAATAAAG GTTTTTCAAACGAAGGGGAATCATGGCTGCATAGATACGAAGACCCTGATTTTGTTGATGATATCGACTCTCTTTGGGAGTCTATAAAGCCGCTGTATTTACAAGTGCACGCTTACGTCAGGCGAAGACTCGTTGATTATTATGGATCAGATGTTGTAGATCCACATGGACCAATTCCTGCCCATCTCCTTG GGAACATGTGGGCACAGGAATGGAATAATATCTACGACATCGTGGAACCATATCCGGGTCATGGGGCAATTGATGTCACCATTGAAATGAAAGATCTCGGATGGACAGCAGAAAACATGTTCACTGTTGCTAATCA GTTCTTTACATCACTTGGGCTTGAATCAATGCCAAGGAGTTTCTGGGCTAAGTCTATGATGGTTAAACCAAGAAATCGTGAAGTATCATGCCATGGAAGCTCTCTTGATTtctacaaaaataaagatgtgaG GATCAAGATGTGCACAGAAGTTAACATGCAGGATCTCTTCACTGTCCATCATGAGATGGGACATTGCCAATACTACCTGCAGTACAGGAATCAACATGCCCTCTTCCGTGATGGAGCCAACCCTGGTTTCCACGAGGCAGTAGGGGATACTGTTTCTTTGTCGGTGATTACACCAAGCTATCTGCACCGAATTGGTCTCCTCGAACAGTCTCTATCCAATCACACAG AATCCAGTATCAACTTTCTAATGAAGGTGGCGCTATTCAAACTGGTATTTCTACCGTATGGACTGCTTGTGGATAAATGGCGATGGCAGGCTTTTAAAGGCGAAATACAACCCAATGAATACAACCAAGCCTGGTGGAACCTAAG GAAACAATACCAAGGTATTCAGGCACCAATACCACGCAGTCCTGACGACTTTGACCCAGGGGCGAAGTTTCACGTAGCAACGGGTACACCGTACGTCAG ATATTTCGTTAGTTTCGTTATTCAGTTCCAATTCCACAAGGCACTGTGCGACGCTAAAAGAGACCAGGGCCCATTACATCTATGCAACATATATAATTCTAAAGAAGCTGGccgaaaatttag GTCTATGCTGAAGATGGGTGCCAGTAAACCTTGGCATGACGCTATGGAGGTCATGACTGGCCAACGCAAAATGGATGCCCAACCTCTCCTAGATTATTTTCAGCCTCTTACCGAGTGGCTGCGGAATGAAAACCAGGGGAAATTTGTTGGATGGACCTGA
- the LOC129257066 gene encoding angiotensin-converting enzyme-like isoform X1, with protein MKMAPFHLFFLITIPLSSVAASETVNLDTIYSLINHTSGLLGKMVCMNPVSSMCIQYRQNGQIRSNPLARRWMEVINEVEVEVRNRNGLALWNYVTNLTEYNFEEKRGVERATVALTSVALEQTKSINVDQPGLDPQIKRLYNFYGSDLFTFNNPSQLRYYGFIRDEMRRIYHNGKVCAGRTFLGRPQTSHRCLQIEPDLTDLMAMSRDANELLWAWKGWRDAVGRPMRDLYPIYVNLSNVAAVNKGFSNEGESWLHRYEDPDFVDDIDSLWESIKPLYLQVHAYVRRRLVDYYGSDVVDPHGPIPAHLLGNMWAQEWNNIYDIVEPYPGHGAIDVTIEMKDLGWTAENMFTVANQFFTSLGLESMPRSFWAKSMMVKPRNREVSCHGSSLDFYKNKDVRIKMCTEVNMQDLFTVHHEMGHCQYYLQYRNQHALFRDGANPGFHEAVGDTVSLSVITPSYLHRIGLLEQSLSNHTESSINFLMKVALFKLVFLPYGLLVDKWRWQAFKGEIQPNEYNQAWWNLRKQYQGIQAPIPRSPDDFDPGAKFHVATGTPYVRSMLKMGASKPWHDAMEVMTGQRKMDAQPLLDYFQPLTEWLRNENQGKFVGWT; from the exons ATGAAGATGGCGCCATTTCATCTGTTCTTTCTTATCACCATTCCTTTGTCGTCAGTAGCAGCGAGTGAAACTGTAAACCTTGATACTATATATAGTTTGATAAATCACACGTCGGGCCTTTTGGGGAAGATGGTGTGTATGAATCCTGTGTCTTCGATGTGTATACAGTATAGACAAAATG GTCAGATTAGAAGTAATCCACTGGCCCGTCGATGGATGGAAGTCATTAATGAAGTAGAAGTGGAGGTTCGAAATCGTAATGGTCTAGCTTTATGGAACTACGTCACCAACCTAACAGAATATAATTTtgag gaaaaacgcgGCGTTGAAAGAGCAACTGTTGCATTAACATCCGTGGCTCTGGAGCAGACTAAATCCATTAATGTAGATCAACCTGGATTGGATCCTCAAATAAAACGATTATACAACTTTTATGGGTCTGATCTATTCACCTTCAATAATCCAAGTCAACTCAG ATATTATGGCTTCATACGAGATGAAATGAGAAGAATATATCACAATGGCAAGGTTTGTGCTGGTCGCACCTTTCTCGGTAGGCCTCAGACAAGCCACCGTTGTCTACAAATAGAACCGGATCTAACAGATCTCATGGCGATGTCACGTGATGCCAATGAGTTGCTATGGGCGTGGAAAGGCTGGCGAGATGCAGTTGGTAGACCAATGAGAGACCTTTATCCAATATATGTGAATCTATCCAACGTAGCTGCTGTGAATAAAG GTTTTTCAAACGAAGGGGAATCATGGCTGCATAGATACGAAGACCCTGATTTTGTTGATGATATCGACTCTCTTTGGGAGTCTATAAAGCCGCTGTATTTACAAGTGCACGCTTACGTCAGGCGAAGACTCGTTGATTATTATGGATCAGATGTTGTAGATCCACATGGACCAATTCCTGCCCATCTCCTTG GGAACATGTGGGCACAGGAATGGAATAATATCTACGACATCGTGGAACCATATCCGGGTCATGGGGCAATTGATGTCACCATTGAAATGAAAGATCTCGGATGGACAGCAGAAAACATGTTCACTGTTGCTAATCA GTTCTTTACATCACTTGGGCTTGAATCAATGCCAAGGAGTTTCTGGGCTAAGTCTATGATGGTTAAACCAAGAAATCGTGAAGTATCATGCCATGGAAGCTCTCTTGATTtctacaaaaataaagatgtgaG GATCAAGATGTGCACAGAAGTTAACATGCAGGATCTCTTCACTGTCCATCATGAGATGGGACATTGCCAATACTACCTGCAGTACAGGAATCAACATGCCCTCTTCCGTGATGGAGCCAACCCTGGTTTCCACGAGGCAGTAGGGGATACTGTTTCTTTGTCGGTGATTACACCAAGCTATCTGCACCGAATTGGTCTCCTCGAACAGTCTCTATCCAATCACACAG AATCCAGTATCAACTTTCTAATGAAGGTGGCGCTATTCAAACTGGTATTTCTACCGTATGGACTGCTTGTGGATAAATGGCGATGGCAGGCTTTTAAAGGCGAAATACAACCCAATGAATACAACCAAGCCTGGTGGAACCTAAG GAAACAATACCAAGGTATTCAGGCACCAATACCACGCAGTCCTGACGACTTTGACCCAGGGGCGAAGTTTCACGTAGCAACGGGTACACCGTACGTCAG GTCTATGCTGAAGATGGGTGCCAGTAAACCTTGGCATGACGCTATGGAGGTCATGACTGGCCAACGCAAAATGGATGCCCAACCTCTCCTAGATTATTTTCAGCCTCTTACCGAGTGGCTGCGGAATGAAAACCAGGGGAAATTTGTTGGATGGACCTGA